ATGCTTCCCCCCGCGAGGAAGCTGCCCTCTTGGCCGCTGATCGCCATCACCGTCGGCTCGGCCAGAATCTTGACCAGGCCATCACGCTTCAGGGCATCAAGTCCGATCTGGGTGGTATTGTTCGCCGGAATCATTGGCACGGTTACCGTGTCGCCGCCGATGCTCGCATCCCCCACCGGGGTTGTCACCGCACCAGTCAGGCTGCCGTTGGTGATCGAATCGACGCTGCCGCTACCCACTTTCGCCCCCGTGGTGCCCGAGATATGCCCCCCCACCACCGGGCCGCCGCCGAACAGGCCGGACAGGAAGCGAATCATCCTGCCGTCACTGGAAGCGTAGGCGCGGGTGAAGTCGATGCCGAAGCGGTCCAGCACCGCCTTCGATATTTCGGCGACTTTCACTTCCAGCATCACCTGCTGCGGCGCGCCGACCTGCAGCAGATTCAGCACCCGCGAGCTGGCGCCGTTTTCCAACCCTCCGACATAGGCGGCGGCAATTTCAACCGCCCGCCCGACCTTCGCCGCATCACTCACCGTACCGCTCAGTACCAACGAATCGTAGGCAGAACCGACCTCGATCCCTTTTTCGTCCGGCATCAGCTTGGCGAGCATGCCCTGGACCGAAGTCACATCCATGCCGACGGTGATATCCAGCGCCGTACACCCACCCGCACGGTCCACCAACACGATATTGGTCGAGCCCACCGTTTTACCGAGCAGGTAGATTTCATTCGGACTCAGCAGCAGAACATCCACCTGGGCGACGCCGGGGCGGCCTTCATTCTGTCCGCTCTTCTGCTGCCCGCCACCGTCCGGACTGGCGCCGGTGCTGGGGCGGGCCGCCTGGGAATTTTCCGGGTTGCCCAGCAGGATGCGGCGCACCGGGATTTCGGGCTGGATCACCGAAGACTTGCCCACCGGAATGGTCACCATCGGCGCCAGCATGACCCGCCCGCAGGGCGTCCCTCCGGCCGGGCCGACCACATCCTTGGCCGTTGCCGCCAGCGTACCATCCGGCAGGGCTGCGCCCGACAGGAGCAGCGCAAGCGCAACCGCTGCAGACAGCCCGTGCCGCACCGGGCGGCGACTGCGAATCTTATTGTTCGTGCTCATGTTGTTCCCCTGTTCGGTGCGCTGCATGCCGGAGCTGGAAGTCAGAAGCTAGAAGCACTCGATCGTTTTCGATACGCCGCGAATGACCTCGACACAGATCTTGTCCTGGGGCGCCGGCACCCGCCTGACCACCCGCCGCGGCGGCGGCGCCGAAGGCGCGGCGGCGACCGGCTGGGGCTCGGGCGTGGAACGCAGCAACACCGCGCGGGTAATGCCCTTGGTTTCGGCCGGTTCGGAATCGATCTGGTTGCGCAGCACCAGCGACAG
The window above is part of the Thauera aromatica K172 genome. Proteins encoded here:
- a CDS encoding type II and III secretion system protein family protein, translated to MQRTEQGNNMSTNNKIRSRRPVRHGLSAAVALALLLSGAALPDGTLAATAKDVVGPAGGTPCGRVMLAPMVTIPVGKSSVIQPEIPVRRILLGNPENSQAARPSTGASPDGGGQQKSGQNEGRPGVAQVDVLLLSPNEIYLLGKTVGSTNIVLVDRAGGCTALDITVGMDVTSVQGMLAKLMPDEKGIEVGSAYDSLVLSGTVSDAAKVGRAVEIAAAYVGGLENGASSRVLNLLQVGAPQQVMLEVKVAEISKAVLDRFGIDFTRAYASSDGRMIRFLSGLFGGGPVVGGHISGTTGAKVGSGSVDSITNGSLTGAVTTPVGDASIGGDTVTVPMIPANNTTQIGLDALKRDGLVKILAEPTVMAISGQEGSFLAGGSIFIPVADDDGGVELEEREFGVSVRFTPTVLEGGRINLEVHPEVSELNREGAGLSAPNISGAAILPAFTKRRASTTVQLGDGQSFAIGGLIKNNVTTNINAFPFLGEIPVLGALFRSTEFQTDRSELVFVVTPRLVKPLPPDYALPTDNYVPPSRSDLMLYGRTEGSGPAPTPAGEKGLPSASSPDAGGGFEPTP